Proteins encoded within one genomic window of Candidatus Neomarinimicrobiota bacterium:
- a CDS encoding cold-shock protein — METGTVKWFNESKGFGFIQREGKEDVFVHFSAIHSEGYKTLNEGQQVEFEVVKSQKGVQASNVQIIEE, encoded by the coding sequence GTGGAAACCGGTACCGTGAAGTGGTTTAACGAATCCAAAGGATTCGGATTCATCCAGCGCGAGGGCAAAGAGGATGTATTCGTGCATTTTTCCGCTATCCATTCCGAAGGGTATAAAACCCTGAACGAAGGGCAGCAGGTGGAGTTTGAGGTGGTGAAAAGCCAAAAAGGCGTGCAGGCCTCCAACGTACAGATTATCGAAGAATAG
- a CDS encoding metal ABC transporter permease, whose protein sequence is MFDFLQYDFLLRSFIAAILVGSLASTVGVFLVLRGLSFIGAGIAHAAFAGVTFGFLTGTNPLLMAFLFSIISTGLIDLIERYGELKYDAAIGMFFSLTMALAIIFIGLMESYNAEVMGYLFGNILSITATDIYAIIAVAVVTFAYIGGLFKELHFITFDEVLARASGIPVTPIFSGFLLMTSLTVVVSLKAVGVILVFALIVIPAAAAYQLTHRIGIMMIWAIVFGILSTTLGMLLSYYFDLPSGATIVVTNSVIFGLAYLFSPKKKKCEPEALEATDRERAMSRERQEGGGKE, encoded by the coding sequence ATGTTTGATTTTCTCCAGTACGACTTTCTACTCCGATCCTTCATCGCGGCGATCCTCGTGGGATCTCTGGCATCCACGGTTGGTGTCTTTTTGGTGCTCCGGGGATTGTCCTTCATCGGTGCCGGTATCGCGCATGCCGCATTTGCCGGCGTAACATTCGGTTTTCTGACTGGTACCAATCCACTACTAATGGCATTTCTCTTCAGCATTATCTCCACGGGACTTATTGACCTCATCGAGCGATACGGTGAACTCAAATACGACGCCGCCATCGGGATGTTCTTCTCGCTGACCATGGCGCTGGCCATCATCTTCATTGGACTGATGGAGTCGTATAACGCCGAGGTAATGGGGTATCTTTTCGGCAATATCCTGAGCATCACCGCCACCGATATCTATGCAATAATTGCCGTTGCAGTCGTCACCTTCGCCTATATCGGCGGCCTGTTCAAAGAGCTGCACTTCATCACATTCGATGAAGTGCTGGCCCGGGCCAGCGGAATTCCGGTCACCCCTATTTTCTCCGGTTTCCTGCTTATGACGTCACTAACGGTTGTGGTTTCACTGAAAGCGGTGGGCGTTATCCTGGTGTTTGCGCTTATCGTCATTCCGGCGGCCGCGGCGTATCAACTGACACACCGTATTGGCATTATGATGATCTGGGCTATTGTCTTTGGGATACTCTCTACCACCCTGGGGATGCTACTTTCGTACTATTTCGATTTGCCCTCTGGCGCAACAATAGTAGTAACTAATAGTGTCATTTTCGGGTTAGCGTACCTGTTTTCGCCAAAGAAGAAAAAGTGCGAACCGGAAGCACTGGAAGCCACTGACCGGGAGCGGGCGATGAGCCGGGAACGGCAAGAAGGGGGGGGAAAGGAATAG
- a CDS encoding DUF4390 domain-containing protein, with protein MARRKPEELIAAMFETLAQKVATTAITIGSLFFTSIAGTNAIFNNPEVDVKGSKITVTTELRDCYTEELDRLFQSGQPVRFYFRVSIRENQNDKVLIVKDFYHQIKYSLVDGYYQIYFSETDETINTVTLEEAHQEMASIDNYEVVDAEFLDGNKRYYFHMTAYMKNIRLPGMQEEINLMSYWKGVEPTIKSNPFDKSVLAL; from the coding sequence GTGGCACGCCGGAAACCGGAAGAGTTAATCGCCGCAATGTTCGAAACCCTGGCACAAAAAGTAGCGACAACTGCAATTACCATTGGCTCCCTCTTTTTTACCTCCATCGCCGGGACAAACGCCATATTTAACAACCCGGAAGTGGATGTGAAAGGGAGTAAAATTACAGTCACTACCGAGCTCCGGGATTGCTACACCGAAGAGCTGGATCGGCTTTTTCAATCAGGGCAACCGGTGCGCTTTTACTTCCGGGTTTCCATTCGGGAAAACCAAAACGACAAAGTCCTGATTGTCAAAGATTTCTACCATCAGATTAAGTATAGCCTCGTCGACGGTTATTATCAGATTTACTTTTCCGAGACCGATGAAACTATTAACACGGTTACGCTGGAAGAAGCTCACCAGGAGATGGCATCTATAGATAATTATGAGGTGGTGGACGCCGAATTCCTGGACGGGAACAAGCGATACTATTTTCATATGACGGCCTATATGAAAAATATCCGGCTGCCGGGTATGCAGGAAGAAATAAACCTGATGAGCTACTGGAAAGGTGTCGAGCCAACCATTAAGTCGAACCCGTTTGATAAATCGGTCCTGGCGTTATGA
- a CDS encoding class I SAM-dependent methyltransferase, translating into MTSLKEQLRQEFNDWADAGRGDGMRDGHWDMTIQTIDKMKLTGHETVLDLGCGNGWTVRELAKRLPGGKAIGIDISDKMIAEAREKSIEFDNTEFYVSSADALPLVDESFQHVLSVESFYYYPDLEPVLAELLRVLRPDGRFWCVVDLYKENPYSMTWPEKLNVPVHALGESDYRNIFEGYGFRIAAQEKVVDRRPVDEDRFKPGWGTPTFEDYKEYKALGSLLTVAKKPE; encoded by the coding sequence ATGACCTCACTGAAGGAACAACTCCGACAGGAATTCAATGACTGGGCCGATGCCGGTCGAGGCGACGGCATGCGTGATGGTCACTGGGATATGACGATCCAGACCATCGATAAAATGAAACTCACCGGACACGAGACCGTGCTGGATTTGGGCTGCGGCAACGGCTGGACGGTCCGGGAGCTGGCGAAGCGGCTACCGGGCGGCAAAGCAATCGGAATCGATATCTCCGATAAAATGATCGCCGAAGCCCGGGAGAAATCCATCGAGTTCGACAATACTGAATTTTATGTCTCCAGCGCAGATGCCCTTCCGCTGGTAGATGAGTCGTTTCAGCACGTTCTCAGCGTCGAATCGTTTTATTATTATCCCGATTTGGAACCGGTGTTGGCGGAACTTTTGCGGGTACTCCGTCCCGATGGCAGGTTCTGGTGTGTAGTCGATCTCTATAAGGAAAATCCATACAGCATGACCTGGCCGGAGAAGTTGAACGTTCCCGTCCATGCGCTGGGCGAATCCGATTACCGCAATATCTTTGAGGGATACGGTTTTCGCATTGCGGCACAGGAAAAGGTTGTGGACCGGCGTCCGGTGGACGAAGATCGCTTCAAGCCGGGTTGGGGGACGCCCACCTTTGAGGATTATAAGGAATACAAAGCGTTAGGAAGCCTATTGACCGTGGCAAAAAAGCCTGAGTGA
- a CDS encoding metal ABC transporter substrate-binding protein — protein MKKFLLIFALMGLLLLGCQKKEPDESPVIVTSISVYQDLVQNIVGEACQVKSLVSGMENPHTLDLSGSKAKLIQDADLIVFNGMGLEGWADQVKSGLKRKSTPLITVADSLAGDSLLIHGDNPHIWMDPRITKSIVQVILPELQKVLPDSAQQFRARAEQFIGELDILYQDVGYKLAPLAGEQVIVQTPGLDYFFSAFDITPAAHIVDHPGTEPSARAMTKLSDQLDTGEIFAIIRLPQFSDRLPKTLSAESGVDIVEMSPLINGTPYVDTYIDLIWYNADQLSHGELSE, from the coding sequence ATGAAAAAATTCCTGCTCATATTCGCCCTGATGGGCTTGCTTCTCCTGGGATGCCAAAAGAAGGAACCGGATGAATCTCCGGTAATCGTTACCAGCATCTCCGTCTATCAGGACCTTGTCCAAAACATCGTCGGTGAGGCCTGCCAGGTGAAAAGCCTGGTTTCCGGCATGGAAAATCCACACACACTCGATCTCTCCGGCAGCAAAGCAAAATTGATCCAGGATGCCGACCTCATCGTCTTTAACGGCATGGGACTAGAGGGGTGGGCGGACCAGGTGAAATCCGGACTCAAGCGAAAATCGACTCCGCTTATCACGGTTGCGGACAGCTTGGCCGGCGACTCCCTGCTCATCCACGGTGATAACCCGCACATCTGGATGGATCCGCGGATCACAAAATCCATCGTTCAGGTCATTCTGCCAGAACTTCAGAAAGTTTTGCCGGATTCCGCTCAACAGTTCCGGGCACGTGCCGAACAATTTATAGGGGAGCTGGATATACTCTACCAGGATGTCGGTTACAAACTGGCACCATTGGCAGGGGAGCAGGTGATAGTCCAGACTCCCGGACTCGATTATTTCTTCAGTGCCTTCGATATCACACCTGCCGCCCATATTGTGGATCATCCGGGGACAGAACCGTCCGCCAGAGCCATGACGAAACTATCCGATCAACTGGATACCGGAGAAATCTTTGCCATCATCCGGTTGCCGCAATTCAGCGATCGGCTTCCCAAAACACTGAGCGCCGAATCCGGCGTGGACATAGTTGAGATGAGTCCGCTAATTAACGGTACACCGTATGTCGACACCTATATTGATCTGATCTGGTACAACGCCGATCAACTTTCCCACGGCGAGTTATCCGAATAA
- a CDS encoding PDZ domain-containing protein: MKTINGRTKKGQRLLRATVMVFCLIFVAAMNPLAGQTIIVKSSSGDFANQQSDIKRKVIGSDSSTIRIGIESSSDERPLFGVFLDDLDFEQAYKMHYDYTYGVLVDGVVSSGAAEQAGLMENDIIMEFDGKKVQHEDHLVRMIRSKRVGDPVEVKYFRDGHVKTTSAILQGKESKEQPKPQKSEFWTRDAGNGGLTFYASWYEPDHEPISQLLSDMGFSDVRSDPPVGGGDLGLLMRGFHVQFEGDNNWLWGFDFNDYESNRRAATNANRRLDYEFGYWGFTMDKRIPIIHHLILSGGFTAGFASYDLKMYEMQENYRWGDLNQQMANSVNNYMHLQKKYLMGQPRASAIVRFTDWLGVRGTVGYMLGYSYHTRWNAHVVDDNIEVENSPETSINGLTYSVGLWFDFF; this comes from the coding sequence ATGAAAACGATAAACGGACGGACCAAAAAGGGTCAAAGGCTTTTAAGGGCGACGGTGATGGTATTCTGTCTGATCTTTGTTGCCGCGATGAACCCGTTGGCAGGACAGACCATAATCGTCAAGTCCTCATCCGGGGATTTCGCCAATCAGCAGTCGGATATTAAACGTAAGGTTATCGGAAGCGATAGTTCAACCATTCGCATTGGCATTGAATCTTCTTCCGATGAGCGGCCGTTATTCGGTGTCTTTTTGGATGATCTGGACTTTGAGCAGGCGTATAAAATGCATTATGATTACACCTATGGTGTATTGGTGGACGGCGTGGTTTCCAGCGGTGCGGCGGAACAGGCCGGCCTCATGGAAAACGATATCATTATGGAATTCGATGGAAAAAAAGTTCAACATGAGGATCATTTGGTTCGCATGATTCGGAGTAAGCGCGTCGGAGATCCGGTCGAGGTAAAATATTTCCGGGATGGGCATGTCAAAACAACAAGCGCTATCTTGCAGGGCAAAGAGAGTAAGGAGCAACCAAAGCCCCAGAAATCCGAATTTTGGACGCGGGATGCGGGTAACGGCGGATTAACATTTTATGCCTCGTGGTACGAACCAGACCACGAGCCGATATCGCAGCTGCTGTCCGATATGGGGTTTTCGGATGTGCGGTCTGATCCGCCGGTTGGTGGCGGAGACCTGGGACTGCTGATGCGAGGATTCCATGTACAGTTTGAAGGCGATAACAACTGGCTCTGGGGATTCGACTTCAACGATTACGAAAGCAATCGCCGGGCCGCGACCAACGCAAACCGGAGGCTGGATTACGAATTCGGTTACTGGGGATTTACCATGGATAAACGGATCCCGATTATTCATCATCTGATACTGAGTGGCGGATTTACCGCCGGATTCGCGTCCTACGATCTCAAGATGTATGAGATGCAGGAAAACTATCGCTGGGGCGATCTGAACCAGCAGATGGCGAACTCGGTAAACAATTATATGCATTTGCAGAAAAAGTACCTCATGGGGCAGCCCCGGGCTTCAGCAATTGTGCGGTTCACGGACTGGCTTGGGGTCCGCGGTACCGTGGGATACATGCTTGGATACTCCTATCACACCCGGTGGAACGCCCATGTGGTGGATGATAATATCGAAGTGGAAAATTCTCCGGAAACCTCCATAAACGGATTAACCTATTCCGTGGGGCTCTGGTTCGATTTCTTCTAA
- a CDS encoding metal ABC transporter ATP-binding protein, with amino-acid sequence MRDPLIRFQNVSIAYGDRLALKNITAEVHPGEFIGIIGPNGSGKTTLFLGILGLQSLFNGEIIVDGSKVTSSLKEIRGSIGYLPQRDSLDPTVPGLVEDIVMMGIYSKLGLFRRPTREDDKRVREVLEMVEMRDAIHEPIGHLSGGQQQRVFLARALVSNPKLLLLDEPTSAIDPGTQIRLIELITRLHQQLDLTVLFITHDVNHLVGRVDRVMYLNKTLHAFGPSDEIIREDILSKVYGQAVRVICLEDGSPCVIVSDSHV; translated from the coding sequence ATGCGTGATCCGCTCATTCGGTTCCAGAATGTTTCCATTGCGTATGGCGACCGCCTCGCGCTAAAGAACATCACTGCCGAAGTGCATCCCGGTGAATTCATTGGTATCATCGGGCCCAACGGTTCCGGCAAAACCACCCTTTTCCTCGGCATCCTTGGGTTACAGTCCCTGTTCAACGGCGAAATCATCGTCGATGGCTCCAAAGTTACCTCTTCGCTGAAAGAGATCCGGGGATCCATTGGATATCTGCCACAGCGGGATAGCCTCGATCCCACCGTGCCCGGACTGGTGGAAGATATCGTGATGATGGGAATATACAGTAAACTGGGATTATTTCGTAGACCGACCAGGGAAGATGACAAGCGCGTCAGGGAAGTCCTGGAAATGGTGGAAATGCGGGATGCTATCCACGAACCCATCGGCCACCTGTCCGGCGGACAGCAACAGCGGGTGTTTCTGGCCCGGGCACTGGTAAGCAATCCCAAGCTTCTGCTGCTGGACGAGCCAACCTCCGCTATCGATCCCGGCACCCAGATCCGGCTCATCGAACTCATCACCAGACTCCATCAGCAGCTCGACTTGACAGTCCTATTCATTACCCACGACGTCAATCATCTCGTCGGCCGGGTCGATCGGGTGATGTATTTGAATAAGACCCTCCACGCATTCGGTCCCAGCGATGAGATCATCCGGGAAGATATTCTCTCAAAAGTATACGGGCAGGCAGTACGGGTTATTTGTCTTGAAGACGGCTCACCGTGCGTAATTGTGAGCGACAGCCATGTTTGA
- a CDS encoding HAMP domain-containing protein, translating to MQIILLVTVLLTASVLVFRSYFLDSFRTYQSQIEYLELESKVNTIYQEYKDNLSQEEAEAFKNEVENLLIDVRQIELAGDFFEREIQVYSIFIFVFLILTVLIIFLISFGLITRPLARLQDATRELAAGNLDIQVKESPFSPINDLIVSFNAMTDELVENRNKLLEAEKEMMWREMAQVMAHEIKNPLTPIRLQTQRLENKYLMGSEDLDKVFSEVMNIVNEEVDNLQSLVNQFRDFARMPSANFEEYSLKDQLREIVMPYENEVEIECDVQEDLPLFYGDKMQMKQVFVNLVQNAIQSMDGQADGYLTIHAEYADPNFLITVEDNGSGITDEDMENIFKPYFTKKKKGTGLGLAIVKRIVQSHEGTIEVDSEPGEGTRFTIEIGLSPESRKKYGNIET from the coding sequence ATGCAGATTATTCTGCTGGTGACTGTGCTACTGACGGCGTCAGTACTGGTCTTCAGGAGCTATTTCCTCGACAGTTTTCGCACCTACCAGTCCCAGATTGAATACCTGGAGCTGGAATCCAAGGTGAACACCATATACCAGGAATACAAAGACAATTTGTCTCAGGAGGAAGCGGAAGCCTTCAAGAACGAGGTGGAAAACCTCCTCATCGATGTACGACAGATTGAACTGGCCGGCGACTTCTTTGAACGGGAAATCCAGGTCTACTCCATCTTTATCTTTGTGTTCCTGATACTGACGGTGCTGATTATTTTTCTTATCTCCTTTGGACTCATTACCCGTCCACTGGCCCGATTGCAGGACGCGACCCGGGAACTCGCAGCCGGTAATCTGGATATTCAGGTGAAGGAAAGCCCGTTTTCTCCGATAAATGACCTCATTGTCTCCTTTAATGCGATGACCGATGAGCTCGTGGAGAACCGAAACAAGCTCCTGGAAGCCGAAAAGGAGATGATGTGGCGCGAAATGGCTCAGGTGATGGCGCATGAAATAAAAAATCCGCTGACACCGATCCGTCTTCAGACCCAGCGCCTGGAGAATAAATATCTGATGGGCAGCGAAGATTTAGACAAGGTGTTCAGTGAGGTCATGAATATCGTGAATGAGGAGGTGGATAATCTCCAGTCACTGGTGAATCAGTTCCGGGATTTTGCCAGGATGCCCTCGGCGAACTTTGAGGAGTATAGTCTGAAAGATCAGCTCCGTGAAATCGTAATGCCGTATGAAAATGAAGTCGAAATCGAATGCGATGTACAGGAGGATTTGCCCCTGTTCTACGGTGATAAAATGCAGATGAAGCAGGTGTTCGTGAATCTGGTGCAAAATGCTATCCAGTCCATGGACGGCCAAGCCGACGGTTACCTCACAATTCATGCGGAATATGCCGATCCGAATTTTTTAATTACCGTGGAAGACAACGGCAGCGGTATTACCGATGAAGATATGGAAAATATCTTTAAACCGTATTTCACCAAGAAGAAAAAAGGAACGGGACTCGGTTTAGCCATCGTAAAACGGATCGTCCAGAGCCACGAAGGGACAATTGAGGTGGACAGCGAACCGGGCGAAGGTACCAGATTTACAATCGAAATCGGCCTGTCGCCGGAAAGCCGGAAGAAGTACGGGAATATTGAAACTTGA
- a CDS encoding sigma-54 dependent transcriptional regulator gives MKVLVVDDEKNIRISLGSILEDEGYEVLTAETGEEGLEAIEKSAIDLVLLDVKLPGMDGVEVLEQILERDEDMDVIMISGHSDISIAVKAIKIGAYDFMEKPLSLPKIVVAARNIAEKQRLYQRFRQEKEELDDQYRIVGESPQIEKVRELIDKVAKQESKVLIRGESGTGKELVAYAIHANSARKHGPFGKFNCAAIPNELVESELFGHEKGAFTGADKRKLGKLELADGGTLFLDEIGDMNLDAQAKVLRVIQEGKFERVGGNETIDIDVRILAATNKDLEKMIENGTFREDLFYRLNVIPIEIPPLRDREGDIDILLDYYLGYFANDLKTEPKQISEEARKLLRKYEFPGNIRELRNLVERMYILTSGETIEASDVRPSLTQDGKVADGSYSFLETKDFSEVRKEFEVFYLEKQLDKFDWNISEVADHLGMAQPNLSRKIKQLGIEKE, from the coding sequence ATGAAAGTACTGGTAGTCGATGATGAAAAAAACATCCGTATCTCCCTGGGGAGCATCCTGGAGGATGAGGGATACGAAGTCCTCACTGCCGAAACCGGCGAAGAGGGACTGGAAGCCATTGAAAAGTCCGCCATTGATCTGGTGCTGTTGGACGTGAAGCTGCCCGGTATGGACGGAGTGGAAGTCCTGGAGCAGATCCTGGAGCGGGACGAAGATATGGATGTTATCATGATTTCCGGTCACAGCGATATCAGTATCGCCGTTAAAGCTATCAAGATAGGCGCGTACGATTTTATGGAGAAGCCGCTCTCCCTCCCAAAGATTGTGGTGGCGGCCCGGAATATCGCCGAAAAACAGCGGCTGTATCAACGGTTTCGCCAGGAAAAGGAAGAACTGGACGATCAGTACCGTATTGTTGGTGAATCCCCGCAGATCGAAAAAGTTCGGGAACTCATTGACAAGGTGGCGAAGCAGGAATCCAAGGTGCTGATTCGCGGCGAAAGCGGCACCGGGAAAGAACTGGTGGCCTACGCCATCCATGCCAACAGTGCCCGGAAGCACGGGCCGTTCGGCAAGTTTAACTGTGCAGCCATTCCAAACGAACTGGTTGAAAGCGAACTATTCGGACACGAAAAAGGCGCCTTTACCGGAGCGGATAAGCGGAAACTCGGTAAACTCGAGCTGGCCGATGGAGGCACTCTGTTTTTGGATGAAATCGGCGACATGAATCTGGATGCCCAGGCCAAGGTGCTCCGGGTGATCCAGGAGGGCAAATTCGAGCGGGTCGGCGGCAACGAAACTATCGATATCGATGTCCGGATTCTGGCGGCGACGAACAAAGATCTGGAAAAGATGATCGAGAACGGAACCTTCCGGGAAGATCTGTTTTATCGATTAAATGTTATCCCCATCGAAATACCGCCACTCCGGGATCGGGAAGGCGATATAGACATCCTGCTGGATTACTACCTTGGCTACTTCGCCAACGATCTCAAAACCGAGCCGAAGCAAATTTCCGAAGAGGCCCGGAAGCTGCTTCGGAAGTACGAATTCCCCGGTAACATACGTGAGTTACGAAATCTGGTGGAGCGGATGTACATCCTGACCAGCGGTGAAACTATCGAGGCGAGCGATGTACGCCCGAGTTTAACCCAAGATGGCAAGGTTGCAGACGGATCGTATTCCTTTCTGGAGACCAAAGATTTTTCGGAGGTCAGAAAAGAATTTGAGGTTTTTTATCTGGAAAAGCAGCTGGATAAGTTCGACTGGAACATCAGCGAGGTGGCCGACCATCTTGGGATGGCTCAGCCAAACCTCTCACGGAAAATCAAGCAGCTGGGGATTGAAAAAGAGTAA
- a CDS encoding four helix bundle protein, producing MKEIHELDVYQLAEKLADKVWYNFDEWPVKAQNTIGYQIIRSADSISANISEGYGRYTPKERKLFYRYARSSFEETKCWLRKLIRRDLITEEDAVYFRDIIDELGPKLNAFINSTR from the coding sequence ATGAAAGAAATCCACGAATTGGATGTGTATCAGTTGGCTGAGAAATTAGCGGATAAGGTATGGTACAATTTCGATGAATGGCCAGTGAAAGCTCAAAATACCATTGGATATCAGATTATTCGATCTGCCGATAGTATAAGTGCCAATATATCCGAAGGATATGGGCGATATACACCAAAAGAGAGAAAGTTGTTTTATAGGTACGCAAGAAGTTCTTTTGAAGAAACAAAATGTTGGTTGCGGAAACTAATCCGTAGAGACTTGATCACTGAAGAAGATGCAGTATATTTCAGAGATATTATTGACGAATTAGGCCCGAAACTGAATGCGTTCATTAATTCAACTCGATAA
- a CDS encoding PDZ domain-containing protein: MKRVMNQSRRSLSLVGTFGVLSLAVILLAPIPQVGEAASSGTPDEQNKRQQYRIQIFSEIFDDPILANLYARATGLPGYAVAVTVDSTGDTVDVEVDLERELQRMREELRRAQEELERLDPDVRKQMDIDLNQMEQNMEQALQSLEDPEFMQKMDSLSNIDVRITRRDSRPFLGISVADLDFKDAYERHYDYNYGVLVTGVVDGTPADEAGLRKGDIIMEFNGGKVRYRGVLKNMIDSKNIGDKIRVKYFRDEEIITTTLTLEPRAPRIPDLPHSEEAEGDDESMDKEDWGEVDWDEDWESDWDGFQEGFLSKGYGGGGWIPVYSMVDLGDINGVIGDLGFTQLPESGILMHGGGGQGPIGKGWFIGGMGAGYSFDRRNNTTHRRMKFSTSYGGVTLDKRYRPTDNFVIAPGLVLGGAGVELEVAQTQGDVIWDSLGTNLTGSGNSYLHMKKNYLLVNPRVTFMYRFLPWLALRTEVGYALGMSFKSGWEAQMGGDTYEIEGSPNSNFYHGPMISIGPWFGF, translated from the coding sequence ATGAAACGGGTTATGAATCAAAGCAGACGCAGTCTCAGCCTTGTTGGAACTTTTGGTGTGTTGAGCCTGGCGGTGATCCTTCTGGCGCCGATCCCACAAGTGGGAGAAGCTGCTAGTTCCGGAACGCCTGATGAGCAGAACAAACGTCAACAGTATCGGATACAAATTTTTTCTGAAATTTTTGATGATCCCATTTTGGCCAATTTATATGCCCGGGCCACCGGGCTGCCTGGATATGCAGTGGCGGTAACCGTTGATTCTACTGGCGACACGGTTGATGTTGAAGTCGACCTTGAGCGGGAATTACAGCGTATGCGAGAAGAATTACGACGAGCACAGGAGGAATTAGAGCGACTCGATCCCGACGTACGTAAACAGATGGATATCGATCTGAACCAGATGGAACAGAATATGGAGCAGGCGCTTCAATCGCTGGAAGATCCGGAATTCATGCAAAAGATGGATAGTTTGAGTAACATCGACGTCCGGATAACGCGCCGGGATTCGCGCCCGTTTCTGGGGATTTCCGTTGCCGATCTGGATTTCAAGGATGCGTACGAACGCCATTACGATTATAACTATGGCGTGCTGGTCACCGGTGTAGTGGATGGAACGCCGGCAGACGAAGCCGGCCTTCGTAAGGGCGATATTATTATGGAATTTAACGGAGGCAAAGTGCGATATCGCGGCGTACTGAAGAATATGATAGACAGCAAAAATATAGGCGATAAAATCCGGGTGAAATACTTTAGGGATGAAGAAATTATTACCACCACACTGACTCTGGAGCCACGCGCTCCGCGTATTCCGGATTTGCCCCATTCAGAAGAGGCCGAAGGAGACGACGAATCGATGGATAAAGAAGACTGGGGTGAAGTCGATTGGGATGAAGATTGGGAAAGTGATTGGGACGGATTCCAGGAAGGTTTTCTTTCGAAAGGATACGGTGGTGGTGGCTGGATACCAGTGTATTCCATGGTGGATTTAGGCGATATCAACGGCGTAATTGGTGACCTGGGATTTACTCAATTACCGGAAAGCGGCATCCTGATGCATGGCGGTGGTGGTCAGGGTCCAATCGGTAAAGGCTGGTTCATCGGTGGGATGGGAGCGGGATACAGCTTTGACCGGAGAAATAACACCACCCATCGACGGATGAAGTTTTCAACTTCCTATGGCGGTGTCACACTGGATAAACGGTACCGGCCGACGGATAATTTTGTCATTGCTCCCGGACTGGTGCTTGGGGGGGCTGGCGTCGAGTTGGAGGTGGCCCAAACTCAGGGCGACGTTATCTGGGATAGCCTGGGAACAAATTTAACTGGTAGCGGCAATAGTTATCTCCACATGAAAAAGAATTATCTGCTGGTGAATCCACGGGTGACCTTCATGTACAGGTTTCTGCCATGGCTGGCGCTGCGAACTGAAGTTGGGTATGCTCTTGGCATGTCATTCAAGTCCGGCTGGGAAGCACAGATGGGTGGCGATACTTATGAAATAGAAGGGTCACCAAATAGTAATTTTTATCATGGTCCGATGATTAGCATCGGTCCCTGGTTTGGATTCTAA